A portion of the Candidatus Poseidoniia archaeon genome contains these proteins:
- a CDS encoding cytochrome b N-terminal domain-containing protein yields the protein MRTITAAATALALLALAGSARAETPLLEEFMREYTFLLIFLSLVGAVAGFVFLWATGALPQVLLLTWVWLDERFALRRYASLARREYYSVVFTLLPASGRTFPQSHTERYNVKAVWYWYPFYCLGGLSFLAFIILTITGIYLGFYYVPDGDFVEDPATGEMTSGAYESMELIMTEVSFGYIMRAVHHWAAHFMVAAVFLHMMRVYFVGAYRNPRELNWILGSILLLVTIFFGYTGYLLPWDELGFAAGSIGLEMATSIPQMGPLIAQIVFGGTQLTGATVLRMYWLHVFVLPAVGIALMILHMAIVWIQGEAEPH from the coding sequence ATGAGAACTATAACAGCGGCTGCAACCGCCCTGGCGCTGCTCGCGCTGGCCGGGAGCGCCCGCGCCGAGACACCTCTGCTGGAGGAGTTCATGCGCGAGTACACCTTCCTGCTGATATTCCTCTCACTGGTCGGGGCGGTAGCCGGCTTCGTCTTCCTGTGGGCGACCGGGGCGCTGCCGCAGGTGCTGCTGCTGACCTGGGTCTGGCTCGATGAGCGGTTCGCATTACGGCGCTACGCCAGCCTGGCGCGGCGCGAATACTACTCGGTGGTCTTCACGCTGCTCCCGGCGAGCGGTCGCACCTTCCCGCAGTCGCACACCGAACGGTACAACGTCAAGGCGGTCTGGTACTGGTATCCCTTCTACTGCCTCGGCGGGCTCTCATTTCTGGCATTCATCATCCTGACGATTACCGGCATCTACCTCGGCTTTTACTATGTCCCTGACGGGGATTTTGTTGAGGACCCTGCGACCGGCGAGATGACTTCCGGCGCATATGAATCGATGGAGCTGATTATGACTGAGGTGAGTTTCGGCTACATCATGCGCGCGGTGCACCACTGGGCGGCGCACTTCATGGTCGCTGCGGTATTCCTGCACATGATGCGGGTCTACTTCGTGGGGGCGTACCGCAACCCGCGCGAGCTGAACTGGATACTCGGTTCAATCCTGCTGCTGGTGACCATTTTCTTCGGCTACACCGGCTACCTGCTGCCGTGGGACGAGCTGGGCTTCGCCGCCGGCTCAATCGGCCTCGAGATGGCGACCTCGATTCCGCAGATGGGGCCGCTGATAGCGCAAATCGTCTTCGGCGGGACACAGCTCACCGGCGCGACCGTGCTGCGGATGTACTGGCTGCACGTCTTCGTGCTGCCGGCGGTCGGCATCGCGCTGATGATACTGCACATGGCCATAGTCTGGATACAGGGGGAGGCGGAGCCGCACTAA
- a CDS encoding twin-arginine translocation signal domain-containing protein, translating into MAVTRRDFLKGALALAGSGLGGALAVPGLKTLLPPPVTHCNPDEVHDTLLYKEREPGTWYEPMAGNVARKEDFALNQSAMVTWAPKELEAELGSCEAVLTLVKVPTEDSMAEWGIPDDSGNTMMMAYNTYKCPHLCCKPVFKDEGIGISGDSYENMFLCPCHLSRFDPLSIVENIDEKGRPVMVAELVEGPSPYGLPIVPIIERDGGLVGRTDKLEWLKYCGQG; encoded by the coding sequence ATGGCGGTCACGCGACGCGACTTCCTGAAAGGCGCGCTGGCGCTTGCCGGCAGCGGCCTTGGCGGTGCGCTGGCAGTGCCGGGACTCAAGACGCTGCTGCCGCCACCGGTAACGCACTGCAACCCAGACGAGGTGCATGACACGCTGCTCTACAAGGAGCGGGAGCCGGGAACGTGGTACGAGCCGATGGCGGGCAACGTGGCGCGCAAGGAGGACTTCGCGCTGAACCAGTCGGCAATGGTAACCTGGGCGCCGAAGGAACTGGAAGCGGAGCTGGGGAGCTGCGAAGCCGTGCTGACGCTGGTGAAGGTCCCGACCGAGGATTCGATGGCCGAATGGGGTATCCCTGATGACAGTGGCAACACGATGATGATGGCGTACAACACCTACAAGTGCCCGCACCTCTGCTGCAAGCCTGTTTTCAAGGACGAGGGCATCGGCATCAGCGGAGATTCGTACGAGAATATGTTCCTCTGCCCGTGCCACCTGAGCCGCTTTGACCCGCTCTCGATTGTCGAGAACATCGATGAGAAAGGACGGCCGGTAATGGTCGCTGAACTGGTCGAGGGGCCGTCGCCATATGGGTTACCGATTGTGCCAATCATCGAACGTGACGGCGGACTGGTGGGGAGAACAGATAAGCTGGAATGGCTGAAATATTGTGGACAGGGATGA